CTCGGGTCGGCCGAGCACTACTGACGTGACTCGTTCATGGCTCAGTCGTGCAGCGGCTGGTCGCCGAGTCGGTGGTCGGCCACGTTGAGGGCCTCGTCCAGCAGGCGGCGCAGATGGCCGTCGGAGAGGGAGTAGATCACCCGGCGTCCCTCTTTCCTGGTGTTCACGAGCCCGGCCAGCCTCAGCCGCGCCAGATGCTGGCTGACCGCCGGCCGGGCCGCCCCACAGCCTTCCGTCAGCGTCGTCACATCGGCCTCGCCCGAGGTCAGGGCGTGCAGCAGGGTGAGCCGGGTGCGGTCGCCGAGCAGGGCGAGCAGCTCGGCGGCGAGGGCGAACTGCTCCTCGCCGGGGGTGCGCGGATGCGCATGGTGTGCAGGTGACAGGTGCATGCGTGCGCTCATACGCACATAATGGCGGGTGGACGCACCCACGTCCATCTCGGCGCACCGGAAGGGGACCGACGTGAGCGAGCGGCACGACCACGAGCACGGACATCACCACGACCATGGCCACGGTCACGGTCACGGTCACGATCACGAACATGGTCACGGTCACGAACATGGCCATGGTCACGGTCACGATCACGAACATGGTCACGGTCGCGAACACGGCCACGAGCACCCGCGCCACCGCCCCTCCCCCCGCTTGCGCGACCGCCTCGGCCCCCTCAGCCACCTCGCCCACCTCTTCACCCCCCACTCCCACGAGACCGCCGACAAGCTCGACCGGGCCC
This window of the Streptomyces sp. NBC_01275 genome carries:
- a CDS encoding metalloregulator ArsR/SmtB family transcription factor, whose translation is MSARMHLSPAHHAHPRTPGEEQFALAAELLALLGDRTRLTLLHALTSGEADVTTLTEGCGAARPAVSQHLARLRLAGLVNTRKEGRRVIYSLSDGHLRRLLDEALNVADHRLGDQPLHD